One genomic window of Gemmatimonadota bacterium includes the following:
- a CDS encoding phosphoribosylanthranilate isomerase — protein MAVEAKICGLTRAADAALAASHGASRLGVIFAGGPRERTPAQAREIVAAAGGVPVLGVFGAHSVEEILAIAGAARLAGAQLHGPSSVEVARRLRAEGLEVWRVARVPADGPAMLVTLSEEADLVLLEPRLAGEPLAAGGRGVAIALPAAREARQQLPPMIRVGLAGGLTPETLAAAIRLVGPDLVDVSSGVEGAPGIKDPARLIRFLEIARDAHPAA, from the coding sequence GTGGCCGTTGAGGCCAAGATCTGCGGGCTGACCCGTGCGGCGGACGCGGCGCTGGCCGCGTCGCATGGCGCGAGTCGTCTGGGGGTGATCTTCGCTGGCGGACCGCGGGAGCGCACCCCGGCGCAGGCTCGGGAGATCGTCGCGGCGGCAGGCGGGGTCCCGGTGCTCGGGGTCTTCGGTGCCCATTCGGTCGAGGAGATCCTGGCCATCGCCGGTGCGGCGCGCCTGGCCGGAGCGCAGCTGCACGGGCCCTCCTCCGTCGAGGTCGCGAGGCGACTGCGCGCGGAAGGACTCGAAGTCTGGCGCGTCGCGCGGGTCCCGGCCGATGGGCCAGCCATGCTGGTGACGCTCTCGGAGGAGGCCGATCTGGTCCTGCTGGAACCGCGCCTCGCCGGGGAGCCCCTGGCCGCCGGAGGGCGCGGGGTGGCGATCGCACTTCCCGCTGCCCGGGAGGCTCGCCAGCAGTTGCCACCGATGATTCGCGTCGGACTGGCCGGTGGCCTGACCCCGGAGACCCTCGCCGCCGCGATCCGGCTCGTCGGTCCTGACCTCGTGGATGTAAGTTCCGGGGTTGAAGGGGCGCCCGGGATCAAGGATCCCGCGCGGTTGATTCGCTTTCTGGAGATTGCGCGTGACGCTCACCCTGCCGCCTGA